The sequence CTTGCTAGGTAACGGTACAAAATTAAGTCAAAATGGTAACATATAAATGCCTTAGTGCTTTATATAAAAATCAATTTATTTGGCTTTGTATTTAAGGTACAATGATGCAGCTGTGTGTTAGACTATTTAAGTAGTAATTTTCAATTATTTTGTAAACTGGGCCAACAAAATCACCTCTTAAGCTTGATATCCTGTGAAAGTGTTATTTTCAAAGATTCCTATTGTCTTGAAATTAGAGTCTCTTCTATATTGAGAACATTTGGTTTctaatttaaagattattttcaTAGATATTGTGCAATAAAGCTATATAGTACGatgtgttttaaaaatgctttaagtgAAATTCTACATTTGTAAAATTATTTATTGTTCTGGtataaaatggttttaaattaTATGTATAAAATTAATCTTGTGTGCTATTTCGTACTTTGCATATAAAAACCCCCTGAAATATTTAACTTGTGTGAATAGACTTTCTGACAATTGTACCATCACTTTCAGATGGTAAGAACCAAACACTATGCTATCCCATGTAGTTAATCTGTTTTCCTGTGGACCCCCCAATAATAGATCTGAATTGAAGAGAGTGCAACTATTACCAAAAGAAACTATCTTCATTACATGTTCACATGAAGTGCACAAAAAATGTTGGCTTATAAATTGAGCATTCCAATTCACCCCTTGGAATTTACTCGTAGATTGAGGACAGCCAGAGAGTAAGCttattcatgtttactcagaatcatTGTGATCAGtagggtttacttccaagtaactgCGTAAGAATGCACCTTGGAATCTTTTTAAGATAGCTGTGCTACTATCCTTATGCAGTTAAAGTGAAACATCGGAACAAACACAACGGAATGGATGCTGGAACAATAGCACTACTGAGATAGCAAACTAAAATAGCTATCTTTTTCAAAAACATTGACACATTTTATTTCAATATGATCATTTAGAAAACACTACAAAGACTTTCAACAGTTAAATCTGTAATCTGAAGATTTGCTATAAAAGTAGAATTACATTGATCTACATTTCAAGCAAAAAGAAATCCCCATTTCCTGTATAACATGAAACTAGAAAaaaacactaaatacatcaacaaattTGATGTTTacaatttttaatataaaatcTAGTTGTTCATATATTACATAAATTTCAACTGTATCTGCGTTGTGTTGGGCCAGGGTGTGTTAAAATCTAAAAGCTGTTTTATGTACATAGTTCAGATTTTCCAGTAATGATATTTCAGCAAATAcactttacctttatatcaatACAACTACTTAAATTGTCAAGTTAAAGGGTTTGTTCcctaaaaatgttattaaaatcaACCAACGCATTCAAATACCTCATTAGATCTGGGCAGTGATTTCTTTTTAAGAGAATTACACATGCGGCTCTTTTTCTGCTTAAAAATTGGAGAATCCAGAAAGATGTTATCTGTAAAAGGGTCTCCTCTTCTGAGCTTCCTAAAAAAGCAAAATAGTACATTAGTTTTGAAAGCATTCATGTAATTCttactttagggacgcgggtggcgctgtgggtaaatcctcagcgcctagggcttgccgattgcatggtcggcggtttgaatccccgcggtggggtgagctcccgtctgcggtcccagctcctgcccacctagcagttcgaaagcacccttaagtgcaagtagataaataggtaccgctttctagcgggaaggtaaacggcgtttccgtgtgctgcgctggtgccggctcgccagggcagcttcgtcacgctggccacgtgacccggaagtgtcttcagacagcgctggcccccggcctcttaagtgagatgggcgcacaaccctagagtctgtcaagactggcccgtacgggcaggggtacctttacctttaattcttacTTTGCCTCATAGCTAAATTCATAAGCAAGTCAGATTCATAAGCAAGGTTGGATTTTATATTCAAAATTTAATTCTAAACTAATACAACACATTTCTAAAAACTAAATTATACAATAAATTTTTGAAAGAAACTGGTGCATATCCATTTAGAAACAAATATACTGACCTGCTGAGACTTGGTTCCTTATAGCTCACGCGATCAGTACATCTACGTTTCCTTCGAGGAGTACCTTTTATTCCAGTACTCATCAGTGGGTGAGAAACTCTAGTTTGGATAGAAGTTGATTCGAAATTGGTAATATCACTGAAACAGGGATGACATTTTTCAAGAGCCCTAGATGGTTTATCTGCTGGGAGAAAAATGTTTAAATGGTAATGTCAGCAATGAATAAGCTTTAAACAAACCCTCTTCCTGTGGCTCCAAACACCTTAATATTGGTAAAGCTCTGTATATGTATTCTGCAGAATGTTAAGTTTATTCGATTTTTAAGATGACAACAACCAATATTCATGATAAAACCAGACTTGGCTCTTGCTGGAAAACAAGAATCGATTTCAAACCATGCCTGCAAATGGGAGTTCAAAGGGTGATTGGTGGTTACCAGGAAATCCTTTGAACTTCCAAAGTTTgcctgtgggaggtgggggaactgAGGATCTGGCCCACATGCTGCTTTCCCACCTTTTACAGGTTATAAGACTAAAATGTGTGCAAATTATGTGTTTTCTTTTAGGCATTTTTTAATAGCTTATGATGTGCAAATCAACCAGGAAAAGGAGTATGGCCATTCTTTCTCCCTCTGGGAAGCTCCAGAGGGCGAGCGCTCTTTATTGGGAGACAAAATGTAAGAACACGAGCATGTTTGTGTCTAGTTCATTGGTTTTccaccagtgtgctgtggcaccatGGACTTGAGGAACATTTAGGGGAGCCCTGGGGGCCATCCTTTCATTAACTTGCAGCCTGTATCTTCCTGCATTATGTCTGTCTTTctggggaacatttaggggagcCGGCAGATTTAACTTGCAGCTCATTATCTTCCTGAAATAAAAGTGGCAAATAAAGCGGAGACACTTGCAAGACTATCTTCTTAGAAtctcccccaacaaaaatcctcccCAGCTTCAGTAACTAACAGTTCCATAGTTTTACACAGAGGGCATGAGAAATGCAAGAAAACAGCAAAGTAGCTTGATTATGTGTGTGCCTGGATGTGTGTTTTATGAGGGATTTAAAAATAACCCTGAAAATGAAGAGTGTCTTCTATTTCTCACTCCTTCTTACCTCCAACatccctcccccctcttcttctctatctctcccccccctgcCCCTGGCAACACCGCCCTCCTTAAGAGTCACCCAGCTTTATGGGGACAGGGAGAATGTTGCAGGAAAAGAGCATGTCTGAATGTGTGTCCTGTGCTGTGTTTCTCGGTTTCCTTCCCCATAATGacaaaatatttctgcttctgATCTTAATCTGGTATTGCCCtctccgccccaccccaccccacccccattatgTGCACGCTAATTTCAGGAAAGGCACACACAGGTTGCCAGGTGGGGTACATCAGCTCAGCCCTGCAAAGCAGTGGCATTGCTTGGGTTCCAGTCAGCACGTGCGCTCCCACTTACATGTgcaccaaaaatggtgccaaaaagggCTGGGGGTAGAATGAGAAAATCCCCACTTATGTGCATCCTGTAACAATCCCAGTGTAAGTGGCTTCCACAGcggagccacagaaagaatgtggttggtgaagggagccgtggactcaaggtTGAAAACCGCTGGTCTAGTTAGCCCTCTTCCTGGCAATTCTAAAGTGGAGAAAAAACTACAGGAAATATCCAGTTGTGGCATTCCATTTGTGCAAATTAGATTTATCCTTTTTGcagccaaagaaagaaaaatcctatTGTGTTTGATGAAATTTAGATTTCTAAACTTTTCAGAGTTAGCTGTCGGTATCTCTATGCTTATTCACatacagatttttttcaaaacaaaattataACTTACTTTCAACATTTTCCTTATCTGCAGAATTAACAGATTTTTTAGTATTCCTGTTTTTCCCCTCAGGACTACTGCCATGCTGTTCATTCACAGCGTTCTTTGATTGTTGCCTTGTGTGTCTTGGGCTGCCATCAGTTGTGCATTCTAAGCTTTTCCTGGATTTTTTCATGCAAGGCACATACTGACTATCATCAGAGTCCTCTTCTGAAGCAAATGATTCGTCACAAGAAGTTTCTGATTCTTctctattatttttttcttggacGTTATTCTCTTCAACTTTGTTTTGTCGGAAAGGTGTGATATGGACACACTCCTCAAAAACAAAATCATAAGCATCATTGGAACCAGTTGATCTATCTGTTTTTTCTTTGGAACAGCACTTCCTATTATGGCTTCTCTCTTTTCTGGACCTTGTCCTGCACCTAGTTTTTGTTTCCAATTTTCTTTTCtggtctctctctttgtgtgtttgAGAACCTCCAACAATTTTAAAATCAGTTTGTTTGGGGGCTGCTGTTGGGGTATTTGATTCAGGTAACAAATTAGGTTGTTCCAAAGTTTTGTCTGTGTTTATCTTATGTTTCTCTTGAGAAACGTAAGTTTCTTcatattgttcattatttttcACCAAGCCTGACTCAGGGCCACGTTCATCTTGTTGGCAACATTCTGTTATCTGCTCAAGTACTTCCGGACTGTTACCATCAGATACATCAAATGGATTCTGAGTTTTGATCCTGGAGTAGTGACGACGGATAGATACATTTTTTAGTAAGCTACTTTCAAATTGCATGTTCTcttcatttctgttctcatactccATATGACAGTGGGAActactttgccaacctggtaatTTAAAATAATGTGTCAATTCCGCAGGGAAGCttaaaaatacatacattaaAGCTTTAAGTAGTTACTAAAATAGCACAGAAAAAAAATAGATGCTAAATATGGTTTAATAAGGTTTGGCAGATTGGTCCATCAGATTGAACAGTTATAacagttataataataaaatcattattattcttattcattATAATACTGATACAGCAGAAGTAGACATCGTTTACCAATAATGCCTGTGCATAGAGAATTACAACAGAAATCTGTGAACTTGCTCTGATCCACAAGCAAAGGTAATTGTATCAGGTCATTTTCACCTCAACTTTGCCAAAGCTGTGCAGAGTGGGAAAGAGAACTGCAGAACTGAGTCCTGTGAGAATCAGTTGATTATGCCAAATCTATATGTACATGTATGTCCCACTATCTCATGCCTGAGTATTAAAGGCAGCAAATTTGActtaaaatgtttaattaaaaatgcattatggtTGCAAACCAGTTGATATCCCTGTCAAACCTTTGATCCAAATAGAGCCTTCTGTTAGCAGAACAGAGATTAAGGCAATTGTAAATGAATCTTCCCCAGCATCCCCAACTCCACTGCCACCTGCTCTGGAGGCAGGGGGACTCTTCAGAGCTTGGGCTGAGGGGCTACCTCGCTGAAGATTGCCTCAATCCCTGTTCCACTGACAGGAGGCTTTGCTAAATTAATGAGCCTTCTGTCAGCAGAGGGACACCTTTCATAAAAATTGCAGTTATGGCACATAGCAAGGAAATAGCTTTGCACAAGATTATGAAACTTCTTTGATGTTATGCTGCTACCTGTGACCAGAATCCAAACAGCTACTTTAGTTGTTCCTAAGACAGGAAAGGTATACTCCTCGCTCCCACTGCAGTAAGCAAACCTCCAAGTAATACTGTAATCTGCTTTTAAAATCCACTCAGCTTTGAAAGAAGCACGTAGTTTAAGAAACAGAATATAAGGTATGCAGAACCAGCAGCGGTTCTTTAGAACCCAGCCAATGCTCTTTAATAGTAAAGCCTTTGACCCATGTTTAGAATCTTAAATGCGGGATTACCTACCTGTATCCTTCTTTGATGTTGAAAAAACATCTTCAGTCATAACATCTTGCTGAGAATCAGCTGCAACATCTGAATAATTTGTATCTGTATTATCCTTTAATTCTTTTCCAGATATTTTATCTTGCTTGCTTGCATCTACAGAAAGTATATGCCTTAGATGTgccctaaggggggggggggggaaggtgaaaTTCACTGAATTATTTTAAGAGCAGATTCTCATACAGCAGTTTTGGTACACACACCCCGCAAGAAAAATTAAGGGTTTCCTAAATTAAAACTGAATGAGAGCCTTCACTCTTGTAAACAAAGGTATATTCCAGGAACATGCGCTTGAGAATGAAATACAAAGCTACTTGGCAGTCAGTTTTCTCAACTTCAAATTGGCTTTGGACAGgggaaaatgttttaattaaaaactGCATTAAAACACACTTTCTAAGAAACATTCCTGTTCAAAAGTGCTGTACTTGGTGGTAAAGTACTGTTGTTCTAAAGAAATAACACTGTCAGAAACTGCTAAAATATGCCTCCTGTTGTGATCTTCATAACTCCACCCACTCTGGGGAAACATGCAACAAGATTTTGCTTCACTCATGCAGGCTAACCATTGCTTTCTCCTAGACAGGAAATAACACTGTCAGAAACTGCTAAAATATGCCTCTTGGGTTTTGCTTCCTGGTTTGCCAGATTGCTCTTTGGTCCTGACTCATTGGCCCACACTCAGTCAAAACTCCAGTCCACAGGCCAACCCTGATAATTACGGGTACTTATGGAGAAAATATGGTTGCAGAATATGCAGAATAGATCTGAATAATTTCAATCCATGCAAACATTTTTGAGCTTGGCATTGTTAACTGGTCATTTGGTAAATTTCTCAAttctaataattttatttcataattGAGAGACAAAAGGCATCTAAGCTCTTCTCTCACACCCTGCATTTTCCACTTTTGGATTGTCCTCATCACATAATTTTGACTCAGCGCTCTAATAACATGGACTATAAACTTTAGTACATATATTCATGGAATAGTTTTCATAATCTAATATACAGGCTTTTTAGAGAAGAGCTCTTAAAATTGAAGAACCACCAGTCAACATGAGAAAACCATTTTTTCTATCCCACagcaacattttttgggggggcgaggGGGAAGTGATAAATTAACAGAAACCACTTTCAATTATCATAGTGTCTGTGTAGGTGTGCACCTGCGTGTATAAAGCACaatctaaaatatattttattgatgCAAGTTTCTTAATTTTGTTTTGAAGGGAAAAACAGGCAGAAAAAATGAAATATATTAAGTATACTTACAAGGAATCTTGGCTTCTTACATTGCTAGAATCACACTCCTCAGCACTGGAGGCACTGAGAGTCTGGCTCTGTAAAAATTCAAGATATTATGCTGAAAACCATTATGCTGTACGGACCATACATAAAGCACATAATAAAAGTGAGATGTCTGAAAATGTGGCTCCCAGCTGCAGCTTATGAGGTAGACCACTGGACAGTAACAGAAAAGATTACTGTTACTATTGGACAGTAACAGCAAAATATTTAAGCAATTATCTTAATGGATGCAGAACTGATAACAGTCTAAAGTCAGAAAGTAACATATAAATATAAAGATGGGGAAAAGACTTACAAGAGCTGTGTTATATTGATCTTTTGCTGAACCAAGAAGACTTGTTGCATTGAGTAGGTCTTGAACAACTTTAGAAATAATCTCCTTCAAAGCCATTAATCTAGTCTAACAGAAACAAAAAGAGTTAACTGATGTAGTTACAATACAACAGTGAGCTTGTTTAGAAATAAAATGAACAGGAAATAGTGGATCCTATTTCTTGTTTAGTATACAAGTTATCTGCTACCACAGGTTACATTCTCAAGGACCACccttccccatatgaaccaacccaaacCTTGAAATAAGACATCTGAGGTCCTCATCTGTGTGCCCCACGCAAGGTATGTCAGCAGGGTGACAagagaacaagccttttctgtgATAGTCCCCAATTACGAGAAGCTCTACACCTCCAAGCTTGTCTGTCTGCAACTAACATTTGCCATCTTTTTGGCAACAGAAAAATACCTTTTCTTTTCCTAGGCATTGGGGCAGCACTAATGATCTGGCTTTATGTGGTTTCTTTTTGTAGTCATTTGTGTTTTCAGCTGAAGTGGATATTTTGTGCTTTTAGGTAATTCTTTGGATAAACACTTTTAGTATTATTTGTAACGTTTTAAGGGATTTATTTACAGATTGTGTTTTATTCTTCTTGCAAATTACTTCAAAACTCCTTCTGGTTCTGGTCTGAAGTGATAAATAAATGTTCTGTTCCTGGGCCCTGCGTGTGTTGTTGGAGCACATATAAGCACACCCCATCCCACTTTCTTTTGGATCCAAAAGGGCCCATGTGTCAGCAATCATATGTCAAATGGACACTCCTAAAACAATTGCCGCCTGTATTTTAATTGGACATTATATATGTACAACATGTATTAAGATAAAATACCTCAGAATGCTCTTTTCCTTGTTGTAATGCCAGCTTTCTATGCAAGGCAAACACCTGAAATTTCAGACTCTGATATTCTCTCTTTAAATACAGGATTGTATCTTGTGCTTCCCTCATTTTGCTCTTCTCCTCTTCCAAAGCCAGAGCTAATGCTCGATTGTTTGTTTGAAAGCTTTTCAGCAGTGTAGATGAGTTGTCTgggaaaaaatggaaataattCCTAAAATTTCTATTTCTGggaaaacttgaataaaatacaatattaaaaaatactTACTTGCAATTTTACTGCTGACAGATAAGACTTGTTTGGTTTTGCCCAACTGTGCCCATTTTTTATTTCGCCTTTCTTTCATTCGTTCTTTTATATCTTCCAGGCTGTCCTTAAATGACTTTTTCAAGCACCTTTCTCTAGTCATTTTccaccttaaaaaaacacaaaaacaagtgATTACAgtttaacaaatatttatttaaaaggcttTCTTACCAATATAGAAAAATGAACTCTTTGTCCCATCTTATattaacaccccccacccccaaaaatctATCAGCTATCTGTTTTTATCATAAAATGGTACTGAAAAGGTAATGTCTGGCCTATTCTTCAACAGTACATATTGTTGAAGAGCAAGCCTATTATTTTAAATCATAAATTTGAAAGAATATACTTATTCAATTTGAACCAGTAGTCTTAAAGACTGTGAACTACAGCTTGTTAAAACAAGATGGTCAAAACCACCTAGGAATAATacccatttaaaaatacatatttcttaATAAGATTTCTTATTAACCTCCCTCCACCCTCATTCCCTTCAGCATACAGTAGGGCAACAGTGTTCCCTACTGTGTTGCCtactttatataaaaaaaaaagcatagaaAAAGAGATATCAGACCCTAACCACTTAAGACGTTTTTGCTTTTACAAACAAGCTGTGTATAAAGAAAAACCTTCAGAGCACAATCACTACACTTGTTATTAGTAaattaaacaactatctgacttactaaaatcaacaactacctgacttttagaaaacatctgtaggcagccctgtttagggaaatttttaatgtttgatgttttattgttttttaatattctgttgggagcctcccagagtggctggggaaacccaaccacatgggtggggtataaataataaattattataatattattatcatcCATCCCTGAATTGAGCTTCTGGAGTCTATATCCACTGCAGACTCTTTTCAAACTTCTGTCTTCAGATACCCTTCCTCCAAAAAAACCACCCCCAAGTATCAAATCCAATTccatggattgaacctggaacctttgtgtgggggactccctggtctgcagcctgggagtcgttttggactcacagctgtccacggaggtgcaggtcaattctgtgtccagggcagctgtctaccagctccatttggtatgcaggctgagaccctacctgcctgcagactgtcttgccagagtggtgcatgttctggttatctcccgcttggactactgcaatgcgctctacatggggctacctttgaaggtgacccggaaactacaactaatccagaatgtggcagctagattggtgactgggagtggccgccgagaccatagaacaccagtcttgaaagacctacattagctcccagtacgtttctgagcagaattcaaagtgatggtgctgacctttaaagccctaaatggccttggcccagtataatataataataataatttattatttataccccgcccatctggctgggtttccccagcgattctgggcggcttccaactgaatattaaaaacagtacagcatcaaacattaaaaacttccctaaagagggctgccttcagatgacttttaaaagtaagatagttgtttattgctttgacatctgctgggagggcattccacagggcaggcgccactaccgagaaggccctctgcctggtatacctgaaggagtgtctccacccccattgttctgcccggacactgatgtccagtgccaagggccttctggcagttccctcactgcgaagtgaggttatagggaaacaggcagagggccttctcagtacagtcatacctcggattgaatgcgctttgggttgagcgtgttcgagttgcgctccgcggcaacctggaacagagcacgttacttccgggtttcgccgcttgcgcatgaaCAGACGCTCAAAacgacatcacacgcatgcgcagaagtggcaaaaagcaacgcacgcgtgcgcagatgtgcagtcactagttacatttgcttctagatgcgaacggggctccggaacggatcccgttcgtatccagaggtaccactgtagttggtcccgccctcccatcagatgctaaggaaataaacaactatctgacttttagaatataTCTGCAGataaccctgtttagggaagtttttaatgctttatgttttatcactttttaatGTTCCGCAGAGTGGCActggaaacccagctagatgggaggggtatttattattattattattattattattattattattattattattattattattattgggcctGGCCTGATTTGATTTCAATGCGCAGCCGCGTAACGGTCCTGCTTCCTATTCCCGCGTTGCAGggggcgggttggactagatgatcctcaggctcccttccgaCTTTACAATTCTCCTATCTGACGAGTGCTGGGCCGTCTGGGTCGCACCCAACCCGGGCCACTTTTAAGCGGCCGCTCCTTTCAACCAAGTGTGCTCCAAGAGAACGACTAAGCGCGGATCCGACCCCTTCAGTTTCTTAGCATTCAGAGCCCGAGAGGCCAGCCGCCCTGGGCAGAAACGGCCTCTCCAGTTTCGGGCTCCGCTTTGT is a genomic window of Podarcis muralis chromosome 12, rPodMur119.hap1.1, whole genome shotgun sequence containing:
- the SGO1 gene encoding shugoshin 1 isoform X3 produces the protein MTRERCLKKSFKDSLEDIKERMKERRNKKWAQLGKTKQVLSVSSKIANNSSTLLKSFQTNNRALALALEEEKSKMREAQDTILYLKREYQSLKFQVFALHRKLALQQGKEHSETRLMALKEIISKVVQDLLNATSLLGSAKDQYNTALSQTLSASSAEECDSSNVRSQDSLAHLRHILSVDASKQDKISGKELKDNTDTNYSDVAADSQQDVMTEDVFSTSKKDTGWQSSSHCHMEYENRNEENMQFESSLLKNVSIRRHYSRIKTQNPFDVSDGNSPEVLEQITECCQQDERGPESGLVKNNEQYEETYVSQEKHKINTDKTLEQPNLLPESNTPTAAPKQTDFKIVGGSQTHKERDQKRKLETKTRCRTRSRKERSHNRKCCSKEKTDRSTGSNDAYDFVFEECVHITPFRQNKVEENNVQEKNNREESETSCDESFASEEDSDDSQYVPCMKKSRKSLECTTDGSPRHTRQQSKNAVNEQHGSSPEGKNRNTKKSVNSADKENVETDKPSRALEKCHPCFSDITNFESTSIQTRVSHPLMSTGIKGTPRRKRRCTDRVSYKEPSLSRKLRRGDPFTDNIFLDSPIFKQKKSRMCNSLKKKSLPRSNEVFECVG
- the SGO1 gene encoding shugoshin 1 isoform X4, which encodes MTRERCLKKSFKDSLEDIKERMKERRNKKWAQLGKTKQVLSVSSKIANNSSTLLKSFQTNNRALALALEEEKSKMREAQDTILYLKREYQSLKFQVFALHRKLALQQGKEHSETRLMALKEIISKVVQDLLNATSLLGSAKDQYNTALSQTLSASSAEECDSSNVRSQDSLAHLRHILSVDASKQDKISGKELKDNTDTNYSDVAADSQQDVMTEDVFSTSKKDTGWQSSSHCHMEYENRNEENMQFESSLLKNVSIRRHYSRIKTQNPFDVSDGNSPEVLEQITECCQQDERGPESGLVKNNEQYEETYVSQEKHKINTDKTLEQPNLLPESNTPTAAPKQTDFKIVGGSQTHKERDQKRKLETKTRCRTRSRKERSHNRKCCSKEKTDRSTGSNDAYDFVFEECVHITPFRQNKVEENNVQEKNNREESETSCDESFASEEDSDDSQYVPCMKKSRKSLECTTDGSPRHTRQQSKNAVNEQHGSSPEGKNRNTKKSVNSADKENVETDKPSRALEKCHPCFSDITNFESTSIQTRVSHPLMSTGIKGTPRRKRRCTDRVSYKEPSLSRKLRRGDPFTDNIFLDSPIFKQKKSRMCNSLKKKSLPRSNEN
- the SGO1 gene encoding shugoshin 1 isoform X1, with amino-acid sequence MTRERCLKKSFKDSLEDIKERMKERRNKKWAQLGKTKQVLSVSSKIANNSSTLLKSFQTNNRALALALEEEKSKMREAQDTILYLKREYQSLKFQVFALHRKLALQQGKEHSETRLMALKEIISKVVQDLLNATSLLGSAKDQYNTALSQTLSASSAEECDSSNVRSQDSLAHLRHILSVDASKQDKISGKELKDNTDTNYSDVAADSQQDVMTEDVFSTSKKDTGWQSSSHCHMEYENRNEENMQFESSLLKNVSIRRHYSRIKTQNPFDVSDGNSPEVLEQITECCQQDERGPESGLVKNNEQYEETYVSQEKHKINTDKTLEQPNLLPESNTPTAAPKQTDFKIVGGSQTHKERDQKRKLETKTRCRTRSRKERSHNRKCCSKEKTDRSTGSNDAYDFVFEECVHITPFRQNKVEENNVQEKNNREESETSCDESFASEEDSDDSQYVPCMKKSRKSLECTTDGSPRHTRQQSKNAVNEQHGSSPEGKNRNTKKSVNSADKENVETDKPSRALEKCHPCFSDITNFESTSIQTRVSHPLMSTGIKGTPRRKRRCTDRVSYKEPSLSRKLRRGDPFTDNIFLDSPIFKQKKSRMCNSLKKKSLPRSNEYCRTKCDFKGRMAFQG
- the SGO1 gene encoding shugoshin 1 isoform X2, with protein sequence MTRERCLKKSFKDSLEDIKERMKERRNKKWAQLGKTKQVLSVSSKIANNSSTLLKSFQTNNRALALALEEEKSKMREAQDTILYLKREYQSLKFQVFALHRKLALQQGKEHSETRLMALKEIISKVVQDLLNATSLLGSAKDQYNTALSQTLSASSAEECDSSNVRSQDSLAHLRHILSVDASKQDKISGKELKDNTDTNYSDVAADSQQDVMTEDVFSTSKKDTGWQSSSHCHMEYENRNEENMQFESSLLKNVSIRRHYSRIKTQNPFDVSDGNSPEVLEQITECCQQDERGPESGLVKNNEQYEETYVSQEKHKINTDKTLEQPNLLPESNTPTAAPKQTDFKIVGGSQTHKERDQKRKLETKTRCRTRSRKERSHNRKCCSKEKTDRSTGSNDAYDFVFEECVHITPFRQNKVEENNVQEKNNREESETSCDESFASEEDSDDSQYVPCMKKSRKSLECTTDGSPRHTRQQSKNAVNEQHGSSPEGKNRNTKKSVNSADKENVENKPSRALEKCHPCFSDITNFESTSIQTRVSHPLMSTGIKGTPRRKRRCTDRVSYKEPSLSRKLRRGDPFTDNIFLDSPIFKQKKSRMCNSLKKKSLPRSNEYCRTKCDFKGRMAFQG
- the SGO1 gene encoding shugoshin 1 isoform X5; the encoded protein is MTRERCLKKSFKDSLEDIKERMKERRNKKWAQLGKTKQVLSVSSKIANNSSTLLKSFQTNNRALALALEEEKSKMREAQDTILYLKREYQSLKFQVFALHRKLALQQGKEHSESQTLSASSAEECDSSNVRSQDSLAHLRHILSVDASKQDKISGKELKDNTDTNYSDVAADSQQDVMTEDVFSTSKKDTGWQSSSHCHMEYENRNEENMQFESSLLKNVSIRRHYSRIKTQNPFDVSDGNSPEVLEQITECCQQDERGPESGLVKNNEQYEETYVSQEKHKINTDKTLEQPNLLPESNTPTAAPKQTDFKIVGGSQTHKERDQKRKLETKTRCRTRSRKERSHNRKCCSKEKTDRSTGSNDAYDFVFEECVHITPFRQNKVEENNVQEKNNREESETSCDESFASEEDSDDSQYVPCMKKSRKSLECTTDGSPRHTRQQSKNAVNEQHGSSPEGKNRNTKKSVNSADKENVETDKPSRALEKCHPCFSDITNFESTSIQTRVSHPLMSTGIKGTPRRKRRCTDRVSYKEPSLSRKLRRGDPFTDNIFLDSPIFKQKKSRMCNSLKKKSLPRSNEYCRTKCDFKGRMAFQG